CGACCAGCACGCCGCATCCCGCCGACAGCACGCCATCACCCACGAGTCGGTCTGGATCCAAGACACCCCCACCGGCGATGTCGCGATCGTGCTCATCGAGTCACCCGACCTCGCCAACGCCCTGCTGGGGATCGCCACGTCCCAGGAGCCGTTCGATGTCTGGTTCCGTGCACACCTGCGCTCCGTGCACGGCCTCGACCTCACCGACGGCATGACACTGCCCGAGCAGGTGCTGGACTTCAGGGGCTGACCCGCCGCCCAGATCCAGCCTGAGGTCACCCCGACCCTGCCCGGCCTGCAGCGCAGCGAAACACCCTCACCGGCGCCCCGGCCAGCGAACACAACCGGCCGGGGCGCCGCGCCCGAACTGCGACCCGCACATGATCGGCACATCGGTTCGGCTCAGGAGGGAAGCGCCACCATGTCCGGGGTGAAGGGCGTCAGACAGAACGGATGGCCGGCAGGGTCGAGCAGGACGCGCCAGCGGGGGTCAGGTTGCTCCGGCCACGTTGCGCCGAGCCCAACAGCACGTTCCGCTGCTACGTCGATGTCGTCGGCGGTGAGGTCCAGGTGAACGATCGACTTCCCCGGCCACACCGGTGGCCTGTATCCCTCGACCCGTTGCGCCACGAGTACAGCGCCCAAGACCTCGATGCCAGCGGAGGACTCCTTGGCCCACAACTGTCGCCCACCTAGCAGACCCAGGTAGAAGGCCGCGAGTCGTTGCGGCTCGGAGCAATCCAGCGATACCGCTACCAGCCTCGCCCAGGGGCTCCCGCTCACAGCCGAACGGTACCGAACCTATGTCAAAGGTGAACTGAAGCGAAGTCTCGTTCTCGAGACCCGCCCCTTAGCGGCACGTATGCGCGGTCAGATTCAGAGATCGGTCGGACTCAACTTGCCGGTCTCAGGGTCGAACACGAGGATCTCGGACGGCTTGCGTGAACGTGCCCACGCGATCGCGTCCTCGCGGGTTCCGTCGAACTCGCCCAACGGCTGAGTTGGATCGACCTCGCCTTCCCACAGGGCGTGCCAAGCGGAGACGGTGGGATCACGGCGGGGGTCGTCATAGACCGCCATCACGATCACGCGCGACCACGAGGTTGGTCGAGCCGCATCCCCAAGGTCTGTCATGCCCGTCAGAATGCCTGAGCTCGACTCTGGAACCGAGGCAGCATCTTCGGTTCGGCTCACCCGTGGCGTGTCACCATGAGTTCATGCGTTGGCGGTGGCCGTGGAGGCGAACCCCTCGGCTCCCCGATGGGGCCGATCCGGGGCAGATCCCTCGCCTCGTCGGTGGCTACACGAGCGGCGGCCCGATGGTCACCCCGCCGGACCCCAAGCCTCCTGGACCGAACGCTCCCGCATCGGGCGACTAGCGAGCGAGAACGGCACGTCGGTGCGGCCTCAGAGCCGCTGGAGCGGTGGCTCCTTCCAGGTGCCGCTTGTTGCCTCTTCCTTCGGCCAGTACAGCCGAAGGGCTGTCATGAATGGTCCGGCTGGGGCCGGCAGCCAGTTGGCTTCATCGCCCGGGCCAGGTGTCTCATGTTGCAGGTGCAGTGTGAGACCGCCGTCCGGGTCATGCTTCAGGTGCGGCAGCATCGGAGAGTTGATCAGGTAACGGTTCAGCGAGTTGGCCACGAGGAGACTCTCGGGCAGTTCGTACATCGTCAGCGACCAGAACGCGTGGACGGGAGGTAGCTGTCCCGGCGCGAAACGCAGCGCGTACCGGGATGCTCCGGTGAGTGGCTGACCATCGGAGTCGACGCCGTAGAAGGGGTACATCGCCTCGTGTTTGGAGTTGCCGTACAGGCCGAGCACACCGGCGGTCATCCGATACAGGTAGTTGTTGTCCAGGTACTCCCGCGTCCCGAAGATGTCACCGACAGTGACCTTCTTGGTGTCCATCTGCTCTGCTTTGAAGGCGGCGAACTCAGCCCACGCGTCCGCTATGCCCTGCTCCATGGCGTCGCGCGCTTCGGGGGCGAGGCTGTCGGGGTCGAAGAGCGTGCCGCCGTCGAACCCGGCCTCGGCGAACCGGGCCCGAAGGTCGACCTCGGACGGGTGGGTCGGGCAGAACCCGAGGATGAAACTCAGGATGGTGAAGAAGCGCAGCGAGGTCTTCTGGGTCTCGGGCGTGAGGGGCTCCACGAACCCCACCGGGGGCGCGGGGGCGGGTGCGGGCTCACCCAAGAACGCGGCCAGGGTCTGTGCCCGGTATCCGGCCTGGACGGCCTTGACGTTGTCCAGGTCATCGGAGTTGAACAACTGCGTCCGGTAGACCGCCATCGCGAACTGAGTCTCGGACCGGAAGACCTTCTTGATCCCAGCAGGCAGATCCCCGTCCCATCCCGGCCCGGCGACCATGTAGCTGCCGCCACCGTTACCAGTGGTGCGACTGCCGATGTAGTCGAAGTTGTGTGTGTATGCGTCGATCAACTGGATGCTGAAGTAGCGCCCGGCATCGACCGGGGGCACGGTCAGCACGACCGGCTCAGCCCGCAGGTCCATCCCCACCATGGAGTAGGGCGTGTCCGAGTTCGGCGACACAATCGCCCGGTCCTCCGCCGTGTACACACGAGGGACGTTCAGCA
This DNA window, taken from Actinomycetes bacterium, encodes the following:
- a CDS encoding VOC family protein; its protein translation is MSGSPWARLVAVSLDCSEPQRLAAFYLGLLGGRQLWAKESSAGIEVLGAVLVAQRVEGYRPPVWPGKSIVHLDLTADDIDVAAERAVGLGATWPEQPDPRWRVLLDPAGHPFCLTPFTPDMVALPS
- a CDS encoding DUF1254 domain-containing protein; the protein is MDVSAMRAVAKEAYIYGYPMVDGYRVQYAYFEDRSNPEFKAPWNHLLNVPRVYTAEDRAIVSPNSDTPYSMVGMDLRAEPVVLTVPPVDAGRYFSIQLIDAYTHNFDYIGSRTTGNGGGSYMVAGPGWDGDLPAGIKKVFRSETQFAMAVYRTQLFNSDDLDNVKAVQAGYRAQTLAAFLGEPAPAPAPPVGFVEPLTPETQKTSLRFFTILSFILGFCPTHPSEVDLRARFAEAGFDGGTLFDPDSLAPEARDAMEQGIADAWAEFAAFKAEQMDTKKVTVGDIFGTREYLDNNYLYRMTAGVLGLYGNSKHEAMYPFYGVDSDGQPLTGASRYALRFAPGQLPPVHAFWSLTMYELPESLLVANSLNRYLINSPMLPHLKHDPDGGLTLHLQHETPGPGDEANWLPAPAGPFMTALRLYWPKEEATSGTWKEPPLQRL